The following coding sequences lie in one Arachis ipaensis cultivar K30076 chromosome B03, Araip1.1, whole genome shotgun sequence genomic window:
- the LOC107633985 gene encoding protein NLP2-like, with the protein MEYGGIVHNENGGFGSLSESAVEAEVDLVDELLVEGCWVETTSAGGCYNWMHNPSDAVVAPQPQYLEMLQLQLQEESSSSSSDQESLVGKRWWIGPTRPGPSSSSSSSSSSSVKERLVVAVGYLKDYTKNNNLLIQIWVPPRRSPLPLPLPLPLDVLAFPNPSPNPNPNLCVRFLRSHEYSHHYQAQQHYDLRGSIALPVFERGTATCLGVLDILITNHLNLTNNYRPQLDNVCNALEAVDFRSSHQNLNANFIPPAIKVYEELYQAALNEIVEVLTSVCKTQNLPLGLTWAPCIQQGKCGCGHSSAMCVSTVDTACYVGDLEMLGFQEACSEYHLFKGQGIVGTAFTSAKPCFAIDITAFSRAEYPLSHLANIFGLHAAVAIPLRSLYTGSADFVLEFFLPKDCHDTEQQKHMLNSLSMLVQQACRSLHVATDDDFTPPMLTHHQAQAQIMEEACSKDQSWIAHMMEAQVQQKGKGVCVSLEYQMEEPKEEFKVTTNWDTTNDQAHHQLFSSSDFGHIDVLEHSRSRASTAVDGGEESYALGGRRSSSSGSGGRKSGDKRRTKAEKTISLPVLRQYFAGSLKDAAKSIGVCPTTLKRICRQHGITRWPSRKIKKVGHSLKKLQLVIDSVQGAEGAIQIGSFYASFPELSSTDLSSRSESSPSKKTHTTNIPHHQNPNNNTFLKSPPSSACSQTLDVVMTESSEAALLLNRAHSEAAELLQHASLQSQEDTKHNSFISSRSNNKSHHHHSQDRDKERGAFRVKATFGDEKIRFSLQPNWGFRDLQLEMARRFNLNDISISSSNIDLKYLDEDGEWVLLACDADLEECKDIHRSSQSRTIRLSLFQASPLNHLATNTFGNGTTSPS; encoded by the exons ATGGAATATGGTGGCATAGTGCACAATGAAAATGGTGGGTTTGGGAGCTTGTCGGAGTCAGCGGTAGAGGCAGAAGTAGATTTGGTGGACGAGCTACTGGTGGAGGGGTGCTGGGTGGAGACAACTAGTGCAGGAGGGTGCTACAACTGGATGCATAATCCATCAGATGCAGTAGTGGCGCCGCAACCACAGTACTTGGAAATGCTGCAGCTGCAGCTGCAGGAGGAATCATCATCGTCGTCATCAGATCAGGAGAGCCTTGTGGGCAAGAGGTGGTGGATCGGGCCTACTAGGCCGGGCCcttcatcctcttcttcttcttcttcttcctcctctgtaAAGGAGAGATTAGTGGTCGCGGTCGGGTACTTGAAAGACTACACAAAGAACAACAATCTGCTCATTCAGATATGGGTGCCCCCACGGAGATCACCACTaccccttccccttccccttccaCTTGATGTGCTCGCCTTTCCCAACCCCagccctaaccctaaccctaacctaTGTGTTCGCTTCTTGAGAAGCCATGAATATTCTCATCATTATCAGGCGCAGCAGCACTACGATCTCCGTGGATCCATCGCCTTACCCGTCTTTGAACGAGGCACTGCCACGTGCCTTGGCGTCCTCGACATTCTCATCACCAACCACCTCAACCTCACCAACAACTATCGCCCTCAGCTTGACAATGTCTGCAACGCTCTCGAG GCCGTCGATTTTAGGAGCTCTCATCAGAACTTGAACGCGAACTTTATCCCTCCGGCCATAAAG gtgTATGAGGAGCTATACCAAGCAGCACTAAATGAGATAGTGGAGGTGTTGACATCGGTGTGCAAGACGCAGAATCTTCCTCTAGGGCTGACATGGGCGCCGTGCATCCAACAAGGAAAGTGTGGGTGCGGGCACTCATCGGCAATGTGCGTGTCCACGGTGGATACAGCGTGCTATGTGGGGGATCTGGAAATGCTGGGCTTCCAGGAGGCGTGCTCAGAGTACCACCTCTTCAAGGGGCAAGGCATAGTTGGCACCGCCTTCACATCAGCCAAGCCCTGCTTCGCAATCGACATAACAGCCTTCAGCAGAGCAGAATACCCGCTTTCTCACCTCGCTAACATCTTTGGCTTGCATGCCGCCGTCGCCATCCCCCTCCGCAGCCTCTACACCGGATCCGCTGACTTCGTCTTGGAGTTCTTCCTGCCAAAGGACTGCCATGACACCGAGCAGCAGAAGCACATGCTCAATTCCCTCTCCATGCTCGTCCAGCAAGCTTGCCGGAGCTTGCACGTTGCCACCGACGACGACTTCACCCCTCCGATGCTCACACATCATCAGGCGCAAGCACAAATAATGGAAGAGGCGTGCTCGAAGGATCAGTCGTGGATAGCGCACATGATGGAGGCGCAGGTGCAGCAGAAGGGGAAAGGGGTGTGCGTGTCGTTGGAGTACCAAATGGAAGAGCCCAAAGAGGAGTTCAAGGTGACAACCAACTGGGACACCACCAACGACCAAGCCCATCACCAGCTCTTCTCCTCATCAGATTTCGGCCACATTGACGTGCTTGAGCACAGTAGGTCGAGGGCCAGCACTGCCGTGGACGGCGGGGAGGAGTCTTACGCCTTGGGTGGGCGGCGCTCCTCTTCTTCGGGTTCGGGCGGCAGGAAGTCAGGCGACAAGAGGCGAACCAAGGCTGAGAAAACTATCAGCCTGCCTGTCCTCAGACAGTACTTCGCCGGAAGCCTCAAAGACGCTGCCAAGAGCATTGGAG TGTGTCCCACGACTCTGAAAAGGATATGCAGGCAGCATGGGATAACAAGGTGGCCTTCCAGGAAAATAAAGAAGGTAGGGCACTCTTTGAAGAAACTTCAGCTTGTGATCGATTCGGTGCAGGGTGCAGAGGGTGCCATACAGATTGGCTCCTTCTATGCCAGCTTTCCCGAGTTGAGCTCCACGGATCTCTCTTCCCGTTCCGAATCATCACCATCCAAGAAAACCCACACTACAAATATTCCTCATCATCAGAATCCCAATAACAATACATTCTTGAAATCCCCACCCTCCTCTGCATGCAGCCAGACCTTAGATGTTGTCATGACAGAGAGCTCCGAGGCAGCATTGCTGCTCAACAGAGCTCACAGCGAGGCGGCAGAGTTGCTGCAGCATGCATCCCTCCAATCACAAGAGGATACAAAGCATAATAGTTTCATCAGCAGCAGATCCAATAATAAGAGCCATCATCATCACTCTCAAGACAGAGACAAAGAGAGGGGTGCTTTCAGGGTCAAAGCTACTTTTGGGGACGAGAAGATCCGGTTCAGCTTGCAGCCCAATTGGGGGTTCAGAGATCTACAGCTTGAGATGGCAAGGCGCTTCAACTTGAACGATATTAGCATCAGCAGCAGCAACATCGATCTCAAATACTTGGATGAAGATGGGGAGTGGGTTTTGTTGGCATGCGATGCAGATCTTGAGGAATGCAAGGACATACACAGATCATCTCAGAGCCGAACCATCCGCCTCTCACTTTTTCAAGCTTCCCCCCTCAATCATCTAGCAACAAACACTTTTGGCAATGGCACCACCAGCCCCTCCTAG
- the LOC107631950 gene encoding Niemann-Pick C1 protein isoform X2, with protein sequence MGIDNIITASFASVFQIILLSSSLLLTVALQSTYGYGAMHSEEYCAMYDICGESSDGKVLNCPYGSPSVKPDDLLSAKIQSLCPTITGNVCCTEQQFDTLRVQVQQAVPILVGCPACLRNFLNLFCELSCSPNQSLFINVTSISEVNGNKTVDGIDFYVTETFGEGLYDSCKDVKFGTMNTRAIDFVGAGANSYKEWFAFLGAKVPPGFPGSPYSINFKITIPDSSPMELMNASVYSCNDTSLGCSCGDCPSSPVCSHPEPSPPRKDPCSIRIGSLKVRCVELSMAVLYVVLIFMFFGWVLLQRRRERRRLGYDAEPLLNDMSDEGSTLISNQKEGTHPEEVQFSFVQGCLSRFYRTYGRWIARRPTIVLCSSVAMVLLLCLGLLRFEVETRPEKLWVGPGSKAAEEKEFFDSHLAPFYRIEQLIIATIPESEHEKPPSIITEDNIELLFEIQQKVDGIRANYSTSLVTLSDICLKPLGEDCATQSILQYFQMDPDNYDNYGGVEHAEYCFQHYTSAETCFSAFKAPLEPTTALGGFFGDNYSEASAFIITYPVNNAMTKVGDENGKAIAWEKAFIELAKEELLPMVQSRNLTLSFSTESSIEEELKRESTADVITILVSYIVMFGYISVTLGDTPSHQSSFYLSSKVLLGLSGVLLVVLSVLGSVGFFSLIGVKSTLIIMEVIPFLVLAVGVDNMCIIVDAVKRQPSDLPIEEQISNAMGAVGPSITLASLSEILAFAVGSFISMPACRVFSMIAALAVLLDFLLQITAFVALVTLDFLRAKDSRIDCFPCIKVNSSSAEESEGIREERGGLLTRYMKEVHAPFLGLWGVKILVIAVFIAFTLASIALCTRIEPGLEQQIALPRDSYLQGYFSNISEYLRVGPPLYFVVKDYNYSLESKHTNQLCSISQCDSNSLLNEISRASLVPKSSYIAKPAASWLDDFLVWISPEAFSCCRKFVNGSYCPPDDQPPCCFPDEGPCGLGGVCKDCTTCFRHSDLVNDRPTTAQFREKLPWFLDALPSADCAKGGHGAYTNSVDLNGFQSGVIQASEFRTYHTPVNRQGDYVNALRAARDFCSRISASLKMDIFPYSVFYIFFEQYLDIWKIALINLAVALGAVFVVCLIITSSLWSSAIILLVLVMIVLDIMVSTGDRSQRAKIALCTMGASVFSGITLTKLVGVLVLCFATSEIFVVYYFQMYLALVIIGFLHGLVFLPVLLSLFGPPSRYSVVKGQPEDASSSS encoded by the exons ATGGGTATCGACAATATCATCACCGCCTCTTTTGCTTCTGTGTTCCAG ATAATTTTACTCTCTTCCTCTTTGCTTCTTACCGTAGCCCTACAGTCTACTTATGGTTATGG GGCTATGCACTCTGAGGAATACTGCGCAATGTATGATATATGCGGTGAAAGTAGCGATGGCAAAGTTCTGAATTGCCCCTATGGTTCCCCTTCTGTAAAACCTGATGATCTGCTGTCTGCCAAAATTCAAAGCTTGTGTCCCACCATCACCGGAAATGTTTGCTGTACGGAGCAACAGTTTGACACACTAAGAGTTCAGGTTCAACAGGCTGTACCAATTCTAGTGGGCTGTCCAGCGTGCTTGAGGAACTTCCTTAATCTTTTCTGTGAACTTTCGTGCTCCCCTAATCAGAGTCTATTCATCAACGTCACTTCTATTTCTGAG GTTAATGGTAATAAGACTGTGGATGGCATTGATTTTTATGTAACTGAAACATTTGGAGAAGGTCTATATGATTCATGTAAGGATGTAAAGTTTGGAACAATGAATACAAGGGCCATAGATTTTGTTGGGGCAGGAGCTAACAGCTATAAAG AGTGGTTTGCATTTCTTGGAGCAAAAGTGCCTCCTGGTTTTCCTGGTTCACCTTATTCTATAAATTTTAAGATAACCATTCCTGACTCATCCCCTATGGAACTTATGAATGCATCTGTCTATTCATGTAATGACACCTCACTCGGCTGCTCTTGTGGTGATTGTCCTTCGTCTCCTGTTTGCTCTCATCCAGAACCTTCTCCTCCCAGAAAGGATCCCTGCTCAATTAGAATTGGGTCTCTGAAG GTCAGATGTGTGGAATTGTCAATGGCTGTCTTGTATGTTGTATTAATTTTCATGTTCTTTGGATGGGTATTGCTGCAAAGGAGAAGAGAAAGGAGGAGACTTGGATATGATGCGGAACCTTTGTTGAATGATATGAGCGACGAAGGAAGTACCTTAATTAGCAACCAAAAGGAAGGAACACATCCTGAAGAG GTGCAATTTTCTTTTGTTCAAGGATGCTTATCCAGGTTTTACAG GACTTATGGAAGATGGATCGCCAGAAGGCCTACAATTGTGCTTTGTTCGTCAGTAGCAATGGTTCTTTTGCTTTGTTTGGGGCTGCTCCGTTTTGAGGTGGAGACCCGGCCTGAGAAG TTATGGGTAGGTCCTGGGAGTAAGGCAGCCGAAGAGAAAGAATTCTTTGATAGCCACCTTGCCCCATTCTACAGAATTGAACAG CTCATAATAGCGACAATCCCTGAATCTGAGCATGAGAAGCCCCCGAGTATCATCACAGAGGATAATATTGAATTGCTTTTTGAAATACAGCAAAAG GTAGATGGGATTCGTGCAAATTATTCTACTTCATTGGTAACCCTAAGTGACATATGCTTGAAGCCTTTAGGCGAGGACTGTGCCACTCAAAGTATTTTGCAG TATTTTCAAATGGATCCTGACAATTATGACAACTATGGAGGTGTTGAACATGCTGAGTATTGTTTTCAG CATTACACATCTGCAGAAACATGCTTTAGTGCATTTAAGGCTCCCCTTGAGCCAACTACTGCCTTGGGAGGGTTTTTTGGAGACAATTATTCcgag GCTTCTGCATTTATTATCACATACCCTGTCAATAATGCAATGACAAAAGTTGGAGATGAGAATGGGAAAGCGATCGCATGGGAAAAGGCTTTTATTGAACTGGCTAAG GAGGAATTGTTGCCAATGGTGCAGTCTCGCAATCTTACTTTGTCATTTTCAACAGAAAGTTCAATAGAggaagaattaaagagagaaagCACAGCAGATGTCATAACAATACTT GTGAGCTATATCGTAATGTTTGGTTATATATCAGTGACATTGGGAGACACTCCATCTCATCAATCTTCTTTCTACCTCTCATCCAAG GTATTGCTTGGCCTTTCGGGGGTTTTGCTTGTTGTGCTTTCTGTCCTTGGATCCGTTGGATTTTTCAGTTTGATTGGAGTGAAATCTACATTAATCATCATGGAAGTCATACCTTTTCTTGTTTTAGCT GTTGGTGTAGATAACATGTGTATAATTGTAGATGCTGTCAAACGGCAACCCTCAGACTTACCTATAGAAGAACAAATAAGTAATGCAATGGGGGCAGTTGGACCATCGATAACATTGGCCAGCTTATCAGAGATTCTAGCATTTGCCGTAGGATCGTTCATTTCTATGCCAGCATGCCGTGTTTTCTCAATGATTGCAG CTTTGGCGGTTCTACTGGATTTCCTTCTACAGATTACTGCTTTTGTAGCTTTGGTTACATTAGACTTTTTGAGAGCCAAGGATAGCAGGATTGATTGCTTCCCATGCATAAAGGTGAATTCATCCTCTGCGGAGGAGAGTGAAG GCATTAGGGAGGAAAGAGGTGGATTGCTTACACGATATATGAAG GAGGTTCATGCACCATTTCTTGGACTATGGGGAGTTAAAATCTTGGTCATTGCTGTATTTATTGCGTTCACCTTAGCAAGCATT gCTCTATGCACAAGGATTGAACCTGGTCTTGAGCAACAGATTGCTCTTCCACGGGATTCCTACCTTCAG GGGTATTTCAGTAACATTTCCGAGTACCTCAGAGTTGGACCACCACTATATTTTGTTGTTAAGGATTATAACTACAG TTTGGAATCAAAACATACAAATCAGCTATGCTCCATTAGCCAATGTGATTCAAATTCTCTGTTGAATGAG ATATCTAGGGCATCATTGGTGCCAAAATCAAGCTACATTGCCAAACCAGCTGCCTCATGGCTTGATGATTTCCTTGTATGGATATCACCTGAAGCTTTTAGTTGTTGTCGAAAATTCGTAAATGGCTCTTATTGTCCACCTGATGATCAG CCACCTTGCTGTTTCCCAGATGAAGGACCATGTGGGTTGGGTGGAGTGTGCAAAGACTGTACAACT TGTTTCCGCCACTCGGATTTGGTTAATGATCGTCCAACTACAGCACAGTTTAGAGAGAAGCTTCCCTGGTTTCTTGATGCACTGCCATCAGCTGATTGTGCAAAGGGTGGTCATGGTGCTTACACCAACAGCGTAGATCTGAATG GCTTCCAGAGTGGTGTCATCCAAGCTTCTGAGTTTCGTACGTATCACACACCTGTTAATAGACAA GGTGACTATGTGAATGCGCTTCGAGCTGCAAGGGATTTTTGCTCAAGAATTTCTGCTTCTTTGAAG ATGGATATATTTCCATACTCTGTGTTTTATATCTTCTTTGAACAATACCTAGACATATGGAAGATAGCGCTGATCAACCTTGCTGTAGCACTAG GTGCTGTTTTTGTGGTTTGTCTGATCATTACATCCAg CCTGTGGAGTTCAGCAATCATATTGCTTGTTCTGGTCATGATAGTCTTGGACATCATG GTAAGCACGGGGGATAGGAGCCAAAGAGCAAAGATAGCATTGTGTACCATGGGGGCCTCTGTTTTCAG TGGAATAACACTCACTAAATTAGTTGGAGTTCTTGTCCTTTGCTTTGCAACGTCAGAAATATTTGTG GTTTACTACTTCCAGATGTATTTAGCCTTGGTTATTATTGGCTTTTTGCATGGTCTCGTGTTTCTACCA GTGCTGTTGAGCTTATTTGGTCCTCCATCCAGATATTCAGTCGTGAAGGGGCAGCCAGAAGACGCCTCATCCTCATCATAA
- the LOC107631950 gene encoding Niemann-Pick C1 protein isoform X1, with product MGIDNIITASFASVFQIILLSSSLLLTVALQSTYGYGAMHSEEYCAMYDICGESSDGKVLNCPYGSPSVKPDDLLSAKIQSLCPTITGNVCCTEQQFDTLRVQVQQAVPILVGCPACLRNFLNLFCELSCSPNQSLFINVTSISEVNGNKTVDGIDFYVTETFGEGLYDSCKDVKFGTMNTRAIDFVGAGANSYKEWFAFLGAKVPPGFPGSPYSINFKITIPDSSPMELMNASVYSCNDTSLGCSCGDCPSSPVCSHPEPSPPRKDPCSIRIGSLKVRCVELSMAVLYVVLIFMFFGWVLLQRRRERRRLGYDAEPLLNDMSDEGSTLISNQKEGTHPEEVQFSFVQGCLSRFYRTYGRWIARRPTIVLCSSVAMVLLLCLGLLRFEVETRPEKLWVGPGSKAAEEKEFFDSHLAPFYRIEQLIIATIPESEHEKPPSIITEDNIELLFEIQQKVDGIRANYSTSLVTLSDICLKPLGEDCATQSILQYFQMDPDNYDNYGGVEHAEYCFQHYTSAETCFSAFKAPLEPTTALGGFFGDNYSEASAFIITYPVNNAMTKVGDENGKAIAWEKAFIELAKEELLPMVQSRNLTLSFSTESSIEEELKRESTADVITILVSYIVMFGYISVTLGDTPSHQSSFYLSSKVLLGLSGVLLVVLSVLGSVGFFSLIGVKSTLIIMEVIPFLVLAVGVDNMCIIVDAVKRQPSDLPIEEQISNAMGAVGPSITLASLSEILAFAVGSFISMPACRVFSMIAALAVLLDFLLQITAFVALVTLDFLRAKDSRIDCFPCIKVNSSSAEESEGIREERGGLLTRYMKEVHAPFLGLWGVKILVIAVFIAFTLASIALCTRIEPGLEQQIALPRDSYLQGYFSNISEYLRVGPPLYFVVKDYNYSLESKHTNQLCSISQCDSNSLLNEISRASLVPKSSYIAKPAASWLDDFLVWISPEAFSCCRKFVNGSYCPPDDQPPCCFPDEGPCGLGGVCKDCTTCFRHSDLVNDRPTTAQFREKLPWFLDALPSADCAKGGHGAYTNSVDLNGFQSGVIQASEFRTYHTPVNRQGDYVNALRAARDFCSRISASLKMDIFPYSVFYIFFEQYLDIWKIALINLAVALGAVFVVCLIITSSLWSSAIILLVLVMIVLDIMGVMAILGIQLNAVSVVNLVMSIGIAVEFCVHIAHAFMVSTGDRSQRAKIALCTMGASVFSGITLTKLVGVLVLCFATSEIFVVYYFQMYLALVIIGFLHGLVFLPVLLSLFGPPSRYSVVKGQPEDASSSS from the exons ATGGGTATCGACAATATCATCACCGCCTCTTTTGCTTCTGTGTTCCAG ATAATTTTACTCTCTTCCTCTTTGCTTCTTACCGTAGCCCTACAGTCTACTTATGGTTATGG GGCTATGCACTCTGAGGAATACTGCGCAATGTATGATATATGCGGTGAAAGTAGCGATGGCAAAGTTCTGAATTGCCCCTATGGTTCCCCTTCTGTAAAACCTGATGATCTGCTGTCTGCCAAAATTCAAAGCTTGTGTCCCACCATCACCGGAAATGTTTGCTGTACGGAGCAACAGTTTGACACACTAAGAGTTCAGGTTCAACAGGCTGTACCAATTCTAGTGGGCTGTCCAGCGTGCTTGAGGAACTTCCTTAATCTTTTCTGTGAACTTTCGTGCTCCCCTAATCAGAGTCTATTCATCAACGTCACTTCTATTTCTGAG GTTAATGGTAATAAGACTGTGGATGGCATTGATTTTTATGTAACTGAAACATTTGGAGAAGGTCTATATGATTCATGTAAGGATGTAAAGTTTGGAACAATGAATACAAGGGCCATAGATTTTGTTGGGGCAGGAGCTAACAGCTATAAAG AGTGGTTTGCATTTCTTGGAGCAAAAGTGCCTCCTGGTTTTCCTGGTTCACCTTATTCTATAAATTTTAAGATAACCATTCCTGACTCATCCCCTATGGAACTTATGAATGCATCTGTCTATTCATGTAATGACACCTCACTCGGCTGCTCTTGTGGTGATTGTCCTTCGTCTCCTGTTTGCTCTCATCCAGAACCTTCTCCTCCCAGAAAGGATCCCTGCTCAATTAGAATTGGGTCTCTGAAG GTCAGATGTGTGGAATTGTCAATGGCTGTCTTGTATGTTGTATTAATTTTCATGTTCTTTGGATGGGTATTGCTGCAAAGGAGAAGAGAAAGGAGGAGACTTGGATATGATGCGGAACCTTTGTTGAATGATATGAGCGACGAAGGAAGTACCTTAATTAGCAACCAAAAGGAAGGAACACATCCTGAAGAG GTGCAATTTTCTTTTGTTCAAGGATGCTTATCCAGGTTTTACAG GACTTATGGAAGATGGATCGCCAGAAGGCCTACAATTGTGCTTTGTTCGTCAGTAGCAATGGTTCTTTTGCTTTGTTTGGGGCTGCTCCGTTTTGAGGTGGAGACCCGGCCTGAGAAG TTATGGGTAGGTCCTGGGAGTAAGGCAGCCGAAGAGAAAGAATTCTTTGATAGCCACCTTGCCCCATTCTACAGAATTGAACAG CTCATAATAGCGACAATCCCTGAATCTGAGCATGAGAAGCCCCCGAGTATCATCACAGAGGATAATATTGAATTGCTTTTTGAAATACAGCAAAAG GTAGATGGGATTCGTGCAAATTATTCTACTTCATTGGTAACCCTAAGTGACATATGCTTGAAGCCTTTAGGCGAGGACTGTGCCACTCAAAGTATTTTGCAG TATTTTCAAATGGATCCTGACAATTATGACAACTATGGAGGTGTTGAACATGCTGAGTATTGTTTTCAG CATTACACATCTGCAGAAACATGCTTTAGTGCATTTAAGGCTCCCCTTGAGCCAACTACTGCCTTGGGAGGGTTTTTTGGAGACAATTATTCcgag GCTTCTGCATTTATTATCACATACCCTGTCAATAATGCAATGACAAAAGTTGGAGATGAGAATGGGAAAGCGATCGCATGGGAAAAGGCTTTTATTGAACTGGCTAAG GAGGAATTGTTGCCAATGGTGCAGTCTCGCAATCTTACTTTGTCATTTTCAACAGAAAGTTCAATAGAggaagaattaaagagagaaagCACAGCAGATGTCATAACAATACTT GTGAGCTATATCGTAATGTTTGGTTATATATCAGTGACATTGGGAGACACTCCATCTCATCAATCTTCTTTCTACCTCTCATCCAAG GTATTGCTTGGCCTTTCGGGGGTTTTGCTTGTTGTGCTTTCTGTCCTTGGATCCGTTGGATTTTTCAGTTTGATTGGAGTGAAATCTACATTAATCATCATGGAAGTCATACCTTTTCTTGTTTTAGCT GTTGGTGTAGATAACATGTGTATAATTGTAGATGCTGTCAAACGGCAACCCTCAGACTTACCTATAGAAGAACAAATAAGTAATGCAATGGGGGCAGTTGGACCATCGATAACATTGGCCAGCTTATCAGAGATTCTAGCATTTGCCGTAGGATCGTTCATTTCTATGCCAGCATGCCGTGTTTTCTCAATGATTGCAG CTTTGGCGGTTCTACTGGATTTCCTTCTACAGATTACTGCTTTTGTAGCTTTGGTTACATTAGACTTTTTGAGAGCCAAGGATAGCAGGATTGATTGCTTCCCATGCATAAAGGTGAATTCATCCTCTGCGGAGGAGAGTGAAG GCATTAGGGAGGAAAGAGGTGGATTGCTTACACGATATATGAAG GAGGTTCATGCACCATTTCTTGGACTATGGGGAGTTAAAATCTTGGTCATTGCTGTATTTATTGCGTTCACCTTAGCAAGCATT gCTCTATGCACAAGGATTGAACCTGGTCTTGAGCAACAGATTGCTCTTCCACGGGATTCCTACCTTCAG GGGTATTTCAGTAACATTTCCGAGTACCTCAGAGTTGGACCACCACTATATTTTGTTGTTAAGGATTATAACTACAG TTTGGAATCAAAACATACAAATCAGCTATGCTCCATTAGCCAATGTGATTCAAATTCTCTGTTGAATGAG ATATCTAGGGCATCATTGGTGCCAAAATCAAGCTACATTGCCAAACCAGCTGCCTCATGGCTTGATGATTTCCTTGTATGGATATCACCTGAAGCTTTTAGTTGTTGTCGAAAATTCGTAAATGGCTCTTATTGTCCACCTGATGATCAG CCACCTTGCTGTTTCCCAGATGAAGGACCATGTGGGTTGGGTGGAGTGTGCAAAGACTGTACAACT TGTTTCCGCCACTCGGATTTGGTTAATGATCGTCCAACTACAGCACAGTTTAGAGAGAAGCTTCCCTGGTTTCTTGATGCACTGCCATCAGCTGATTGTGCAAAGGGTGGTCATGGTGCTTACACCAACAGCGTAGATCTGAATG GCTTCCAGAGTGGTGTCATCCAAGCTTCTGAGTTTCGTACGTATCACACACCTGTTAATAGACAA GGTGACTATGTGAATGCGCTTCGAGCTGCAAGGGATTTTTGCTCAAGAATTTCTGCTTCTTTGAAG ATGGATATATTTCCATACTCTGTGTTTTATATCTTCTTTGAACAATACCTAGACATATGGAAGATAGCGCTGATCAACCTTGCTGTAGCACTAG GTGCTGTTTTTGTGGTTTGTCTGATCATTACATCCAg CCTGTGGAGTTCAGCAATCATATTGCTTGTTCTGGTCATGATAGTCTTGGACATCATG GGTGTAATGGCAATTCTTGGTATTCAACTAAATGCGGTTTCTGTTGTTAACCTTGTTATGTCAATAGGGATTGCAGTTGAGTTCTGTGTGCATATAGCACATGCATTCATG GTAAGCACGGGGGATAGGAGCCAAAGAGCAAAGATAGCATTGTGTACCATGGGGGCCTCTGTTTTCAG TGGAATAACACTCACTAAATTAGTTGGAGTTCTTGTCCTTTGCTTTGCAACGTCAGAAATATTTGTG GTTTACTACTTCCAGATGTATTTAGCCTTGGTTATTATTGGCTTTTTGCATGGTCTCGTGTTTCTACCA GTGCTGTTGAGCTTATTTGGTCCTCCATCCAGATATTCAGTCGTGAAGGGGCAGCCAGAAGACGCCTCATCCTCATCATAA